One Gelria sp. Kuro-4 DNA segment encodes these proteins:
- a CDS encoding aldo/keto reductase: protein MLPERRLGRTGLKVRSLGLGGIPVRDRDWDTALQVVKLALDRGINFIDTARGYGDSEAKIGAALAGRRSEVYLASKTPARSAAGARRDLMTSLRELKTDYLDLYQLHGVDEEEDLTRCLAPGGALEALREARREGRVRFIGITGHNPRLLRTALKTGEFDTVMVPVNILDRFIFRAEETLLPLARELDVGVIAMKPLGGGVIKEPPLALRYTLSQAVDIAIPGMGSAAEVEENVRLAGSFEPLTPAEYEGLVREVKALGREVCRQCGYCLPCPEGIDIREVFRLEGMYDRYERKREAQALYRELKVLPEACVRCGTCERRCPYDLPIRDKLVRAAAKLGGGT from the coding sequence ATGCTGCCTGAGCGGCGCCTGGGCCGCACCGGACTTAAGGTGCGGTCCCTGGGGCTGGGCGGGATTCCGGTGCGCGACCGGGACTGGGACACAGCGCTCCAGGTGGTTAAGCTGGCGCTCGACCGCGGTATTAACTTTATCGATACGGCGCGCGGCTACGGCGACAGCGAGGCCAAGATCGGCGCGGCGCTGGCGGGCCGTCGCAGCGAGGTGTACCTGGCCAGCAAAACGCCGGCGCGCTCTGCCGCCGGCGCGCGGCGCGACCTCATGACCAGCCTGCGGGAGCTGAAAACGGACTACCTGGACCTTTACCAGCTGCACGGCGTGGACGAGGAAGAGGACCTGACGCGCTGCCTGGCGCCGGGCGGGGCGCTGGAGGCGCTCCGGGAGGCGCGGCGGGAAGGGCGGGTGCGCTTTATCGGCATCACGGGACACAACCCGCGCCTTTTGCGCACGGCGCTTAAAACCGGGGAGTTCGATACGGTGATGGTCCCGGTGAATATCCTGGACCGTTTCATTTTCCGGGCCGAGGAAACGCTGCTGCCGCTGGCGCGGGAACTGGACGTGGGCGTGATCGCCATGAAGCCCTTGGGCGGCGGGGTGATCAAGGAGCCGCCGCTGGCGCTGCGCTACACTTTAAGCCAGGCCGTGGACATCGCCATCCCGGGGATGGGCTCGGCGGCGGAGGTGGAAGAGAACGTGCGGCTGGCGGGCAGCTTTGAGCCGCTGACGCCGGCGGAGTATGAAGGGCTGGTGCGGGAGGTGAAGGCGCTGGGGCGCGAGGTGTGCCGCCAGTGCGGGTACTGCCTCCCCTGCCCGGAGGGGATCGACATCCGTGAGGTGTTCCGCCTGGAAGGGATGTACGACCGCTACGAAAGAAAGCGCGAGGCGCAGGCGCTCTACCGGGAGCTTAAGGTACTGCCGGAGGCGTGCGTGCGCTGCGGCACCTGCGAGCGGCGCTGCCCCTACGACCTTCCCATCCGCGACAAGCTGGTGCGGGCGGCCGCCAAGCTGGGCGGCGGGACATAG